A section of the Oncorhynchus tshawytscha isolate Ot180627B linkage group LG09, Otsh_v2.0, whole genome shotgun sequence genome encodes:
- the LOC112257759 gene encoding lysophosphatidic acid receptor 6, with product MHNSTLETDGISALGLTQTNISCIKSDGFKYTLYTAVFSLVFIVGLLFNMAAMYIFACTLKLRNETTTYMMNLVVSDLLFVLTLPFRIFYFINQDWPFGRGLCQLSVSLFYTNMYGSILFLTCISVDRFLAIVHPFRSQALRTKRNAKLACCAVWVLVLSGSLPTGFLLDTTSLRYKNSSVNYCFENFSNKQWKSSLSKVVVFIETVGFLIPLLLNIFCSVSVLQTLRQPQAISRGGQLNKTNILRMIVVHLLIFCFCFIPYNVNLVFYALVRTKLLKGCAVESVVRTIYPIALCIAVSNCCFDPVIYYFTSETIQNSIKRKSMAVRNKNKLDKGLQTNILQSQSIIQNNPRTQFYLESTV from the coding sequence ATGCATAATAGCACTCTAGAGACTGATGGCATCAGTGCTCTTGGTTTGACCCAAACCAACATTAGCTGTATTAAGAGTGATGGCTTTAAGTACACCCTGTACACAGCGGTTTTCAGCCTGGTCTTCATAGTCGGGCTGCTCTTCAACATGGCTGCCATGTACATCTTTGCCTGCACGCTGAAGTTGCGCAACGAGACCACCACCTACATGATGAACCTGGTGGTGTCCGACCTGCTCTTCGTCCTCACCCTGCCATTCAGAATCTTCTATTTTATCAACCAGGATTGGCCGTTTGGCAGGGGGCTCTGCCAGCTTTCGGTCTCCCTATTCTATACCAACATGTACGGTAGCATTCTCTTCCTCACTTGCATCAGCGTGGACCGCTTCCTGGCCATCGTCCACCCATTCCGATCGCAGGCGCTGCGGACGAAGCGGAACGCCAAGCTGGCCTGCTGCGCTGTTTGGGTGTTGGTGCTGTCTGGCAGCCTTCCGACAGGCTTCCTCCTCGACACCACCTCGCTCAGGTACAAAAACTCCTCCGTCAACTACTGCTTTGAAAACTTCTCCAACAAGCAGTGGAAGTCCAGTCTGTCCAAGGTGGTGGTGTTTATTGAGACAGTGGGATTCCTGATTCCGTTGTTACTCAACATCTTCTGCTCCGTTTCGGTCCTCCAGACACTGCGTCAGCCCCAGGCTATAAGCCGTGGGGGCCAGCTCAACAAGACCAACATCCTGAGGATGATCGTGGTCCATCTTCTCATCTTCTGCTTCTGCTTCATCCCCTACAACGTCAACCTGGTGTTCTATGCCCTGGTCCGCACCAAGCTGCTGAAGGGCTGCGCTGTAGAGTCGGTGGTGAGGACCATCTACCCCATCGCCCTCTGCATTGCGGTCAGCAACTGCTGTTTCGACCCAGTCATCTACTACTTCACCTCCGAGACCATCCAGAACTCCATCAAACGTAAATCTATGGCGGTTCGCAACAAGAATAAGCTGGACAAGGGTCTTCAGACAAATATTCTGCAGAGCCAGAGCATAATTCAGAACAACCCAAGGACTCAATTTTACCTAGAGTCCACCGTGTGA